The genomic window TAAGATCAATTGTGTATACATgctgttttatagatatgagatctacaaaagtcacTCAGTGAACTTACCTCGGAGTCTCCAGttgacaggttggactctgtagaaaaccacacagctccttcactgctgagtcCTTCAGGTAGATGTGTCTCAGATCGAGTTCtttcagatgagaggggtttgacctcagagctgaggccagagaagaacagctgatctccgacagactgcagctctcaaacctggataaagaaatattaatatttgaatgtgtcctgTTGTAGTTGATAGTCATGGTGTCAAGACAAACTCCGATTAGACAcgttggaccattgtttcattcatatccttcttctctgtgtgttgggtcactgagcaggtttctGTAATGAAACACAGTGAGGAGTacgagtgctcggcctcagttcgcatgttatttactgacactttcttaatGATCAGGAGTAGGTGaatgcaggtgaatggagttgatgaggtggacgtgactgacaggctggttGAGcgacagatgactgagggacagagagcagaactgagacacTTTAAATAGATTATAACCGAATAAGGAAAAGTTAACAAGaatttaaggacctcagagtctccagtcgacagtttggactctccagtccagaacacagcagcttcactcctgaatcctgcagcttgtttttaCTCAgttccagttctctcagatgtgaggggtctgacttcagagctgaggccacgacttCACAGTGAAACTTTGAGAGTCCACAATCATCGagtctgtatttaaaaaaatatcaaatctgtgagaattaaatcagaaaacattaaattcaTACAAAACGTGATCATTTGACCCTCGCCCTGGTAAATACCCTTTTTGTTAAAAAcacctcaagagaatcctttcagatttggtACAAGCGTTCATTCAGAATAACAGAGGAAGTCATTTGGTTCAGGTGGTCATAGGTCAAGgtcacaaaacatgtttatggcctcttgaacatgacaTCCCAAGTCTGTCTTTaggggatttcttcacattttgagtCAAAGAGAAACTGATTAGAttccaggggtcaaaggtcaaaggttactgTGACCTCATATTATTCTGAATGCAACATGTCAGGATCCTGGAGGGACTGACaatgcactggttggtggaggcgtACAAACACAGGGTGGGAATTctagtttaaaaataaagaagaataaactatatttcctgcttcttcagttTAAAAGGAGGCGTCAGTATACAATATTCTCCCCTACACCACACATGGTCGTATTTCTGAACCTATTTTTTacagacaataataataacaataacaatgaatgtatatatatatatatatatacacacattcatgtccTATCTTTGGCAACAGGCGCTTCCATTTTATTAATCGACATTTGACTATCTGTAGGACATTGTCACAATTTTTCCTAATGTGGGTCTCATCTCCCAGGAACACTCTGAGGTATTTGAGTCCTCCTTTCTTCCAGGCCAGACCTCCAGGCAACCTGAGCTTACATCCAACCAGGAGCCCTGACTCACCCCTCACTTAATGTTAAAAGGAGCACCCAGCCCACCATTTATTTTCAGGACACTCTGTATAGAAAAACCCGGATCATGGCTATAAAGCCTGGGTTGAAGCCAAAAGCAGGTCTCCCTCCTTCATTTAGTAAATGCAATAATACAACAACCATAATAGCTCGAGCTAtcattataaattataatattatatatatgtactgagagatgaagaagaagaaatagaggaagaagaaagagaagagaaaaggaaacggagaagaagaagagaaaaaacgaaAACGAAGAATATTAGTCAGTGTTCTGGATGTCCCTCTTCTCTTTGGCGCCCCCTCCTGTTTATTTTCGCTCCGGTTTAGCTCGACTTTAACTGCGCGTGCGTGAGTccgcttcctcttcctcttttatttttgtctgcagCTCATTGCTCAACCGGCGAGCTGCCGATAGCACGACTCCGATCCGACTCCTGCggtatgtgtgttgtgtcatACCTATAgtttgtacagtgtgtgtagtgtgtgtgtgtgtgtgtgtgtgtgtgcgtgcgtgcgtgcgtgtgttcgTGGCAATTGAATGGTTTCCAGTGCTGACAGCTGCATTATTCCCGGTACTTCTTTTACAAATCTACTCTTGATCATACTTTATTCACTCATGTTGACCCGTGGCTGCAGATATCGTAGATTTGTCACTCTCAGATCGACTACTCAAGCAATAAATAATAACTATATCATGTGAATTTATTAAAGGTGAGGACATTGTCCCCTGGGGACACTTCAAGTAGAAAGGTAAGACCCACCTTGAGCCCCTGCAACATTAAAATCCCTTTAACGCATCAATAACTATGCTAACCCACTGATATAATGAATTGTACTCTGAAATACAGAGGGAGTACTGTTGTTTTCCGGTTCTCTGAATTATATTTATCTTGAAAACTCTGCTGTATGTACAACTGTATTCAAAGGTTTGTTtgtgatttcccccccccccccactatcacacactcacagattaaCTTTCCAGTAACAAAGTCCAGGACATGGTTTCTCTATGTAAAAGTCCCATCACGTGTATGTGTCTTTTTTGAAACTGctaaaaatgtttattctctaatcagtgcttttgtttgttttccttcattttctCCGTTTCATTCGTTACTTCcctaagtgtgtgtctgcaccccCACCGCCTGCACAAGTTGtgttcaaatgtttgtgttcccTTTATATTCCAGGTGGGTCTCTTCTCCTGCGCCCTCATGACCCGCGTCTTCGTCTACGGCACCCTGAAGAAAGGGCAGCCCAACTACCACCGCATGTTCGACGCCGCCAACGGCAAAACCGAGTTCCTCGCCTCGGCCCTCACCGCCGAGAGGTACCCGCTCGTCATCGCCGGCAAGCACAACGTCCCTTTCCTCCTCAACCTGCCCGGCCGTGGTCACCGGGTCCACGGGGAGATCTACGAGGTGGACGACAAGATGCTGCGGTTCCTGGACGACTTCGAGTCCGTCCCCTCCATGTACCAGCGCACTCTGGTCCAGGTGGAGGTGAAGGCGTGGGCGAGGCGGGCGGAGGGGGCGGAGGTGGCGCCGGGCAGCATTGCCGAGGTGGGGATGTACAGCACCACCTCGTATCAGCCGGACTGGCTCTCGCTGCCCACCTACGACAGCTACGACTCGCTCGGTGATCACGGGCTGGAGTACGCGAGCCGAGAAGATCGAGACTGAAGGAGAGGAGCATCAGCTGGACAGAgatgtctttattttttatgatcCAACTAGAAAATTTAGATTTTAACTCCTACTAGATGTTCTCTATCTGGAACAACACACTTGATGTAGATTTATCCTATCATAAACTGCAGCTTTCTACTGGAATCAGCTCATATTAAATACTTGAAACTG from Platichthys flesus chromosome 22, fPlaFle2.1, whole genome shotgun sequence includes these protein-coding regions:
- the ggact.3 gene encoding gamma-glutamylaminecyclotransferase C, yielding MTRVFVYGTLKKGQPNYHRMFDAANGKTEFLASALTAERYPLVIAGKHNVPFLLNLPGRGHRVHGEIYEVDDKMLRFLDDFESVPSMYQRTLVQVEVKAWARRAEGAEVAPGSIAEVGMYSTTSYQPDWLSLPTYDSYDSLGDHGLEYASREDRD